In Mixophyes fleayi isolate aMixFle1 chromosome 4, aMixFle1.hap1, whole genome shotgun sequence, the following proteins share a genomic window:
- the IL17B gene encoding interleukin-17B, which produces MLGSNRLLLLYASSLLLAHVFSSSDTLKTSKHRKKSHTKGKEDKAQGKTSPDPVLGVNSFAPSPFYSLVEEYEQSLMEMVSQLRNGSESSGGRCEVNLRLWLSNRRSLSPWTYSINHDETRIPADIPEARCLCSGCINPFTMQEDLSMSSIPIYSKIPVRRRLCESNSPVLRGRRRKKCHKEYITVMENIAVGCTCIF; this is translated from the exons ATGCTTGGCTCAAATAGACTG CTGCTGCTGTATGCCAGTTCTCTACTACTGGCCCACGTTTTCAGCAGCTCCGATACTTTGAAGACCTCTAAACACAGGAAAAAAAGTCACACCAAAGGAAAGGAGGACAAAGCCCAAGGGAAGACCTCCCCAGATCCTGTGCTCGGAGTAAACTCTTTTGCCCCTTCTCCATTTTATAGTTTGGTGGAGGAATATGAACAAAGCTTAATGGAGATGGTTAGCCAGCTAAGAAATGGCTCAGAGTCCTCTGGTGGCCGATGTGAAGTAAACCTGAGGCTCTGGCTTTCTAACAGGAGAAGCCTTTCCCCCTGGACTTACAG TATAAACCATGATGAGACCCGCATCCCAGCAGACATACCAGAAGCCCGGTGTTTGTGCTCAGGATGCATCAACCCCTTCACCATGCAGGAGGACCTGAGTATGTCCAGTATTCCCATCTACAGCAAGATCCCTGTGCGCAGGAGGCTATGTGAGAGTAACTCCCCGGTACTTAGGGGTCGGAGGAGGAAGAAGTGTCACAAAGAGTACATAACGGTCATGGAGAACATAGCTGTGGGCTGTACTTGTATCTTCTGA